A portion of the Saccharomyces paradoxus chromosome XV, complete sequence genome contains these proteins:
- the HSP33 gene encoding glutathione-independent methylglyoxalase family protein (Possible chaperone and cysteine protease~similar to YPL280W), with translation MTPKRALISLTSYHGPFYKDGAKTGVFVVEILRSFETFEKHGFEVDFVSENGHFGWDEHYLPKSFIGGEDKMNFETKKSAFNKALARIKSSNEVDANEYKILFVSAGHGALFDYPKAKNLQDIASKIYANGGVIAAICHGPLLFDGLTDIKIGRPLIEGKAITGFPLDGEIALGVDDILRSRNLTTVERVAKKNGAKYLAPIHPWDDYSITDGKLVTGVNANSSYSTTIRAINALYS, from the coding sequence ATGACTCCGAAAAGAGCTTTGATATCCCTTACTTCATATCACGGTCCCTTCTACAAAGATGGTGCCAAAACAGGTGTTTTTGTAGTTGAGATCTTGCGATCGTTCGAGACATTCGAAAAGCATGGTTTCGAAGTGGACTTCGTTTCTGAGAATGGCCACTTCGGCTGGGATGAACATTACTTGCCAAAGAGCTTTATAGGTGGTGAGGATAAGATGAACTTtgaaacgaaaaaatctGCCTTTAATAAGGCATTAGCTAGGATCAAGAGTTCAAATGAAGTTGACGCCAACGAAtataaaattcttttcGTATCTGCTGGACATGGTGCTCTATTTGACTATCCAAAAGCTAAAAATCTGCAGGATATTGCATCGAAAATATATGCCAACGGCGGTGTGATCGCGGCCATCTGTCATGGACCCCTCCTTTTCGATGGATTAACAGATATCAAAATTGGAAGGCCACTAATTGAAGGCAAAGCTATAACTGGCTTTCCGCTCGACGGTGAAATTGCCCTAGGAGTTGACGACATTTTGAGAAGCAGAAACTTAACAACTGTTGAACGTGTTGCGAAGAAGAATGGAGCCAAGTATTTGGCCCCAATTCACCCCTGGGATGACTATTCCATTACCGATGGAAAGTTAGTTACCGGTGTCAATGCAAATTCATCCTATTCGACTACCATCAGAGCTATAAACGCATTATATAGCTAA
- a CDS encoding SRP1/TIP1 family protein (similar to YKL224C) gives MVKLTSIAVGVAAIAAGVAAAPATTTLSPSDERVNLVELGVYVSDIRAHLAQYYMFQAAHPTETYPVEVAEAVFNYGDFTTMLTGIAPDQVTRMITGVPWYSTRLRPAISSALSKDGIYTAVPK, from the coding sequence atgGTCAAATTAACTTCAATTGCTGTTGGTGTTGCCGCCATCGCTGCTGGTGTCGCCGCTGCCCCAGCCACAACTACTCTATCTCCATCTGACGAAAGAGTCAACTTGGTTGAATTGGGTGTCTACGTCTCTGATATCAGAGCTCACTTGGCCCAATACTACATGTTCCAAGCCGCCCACCCAACCGAAACCTACCCAGTTGAAGTTGCTGAAGCCGTTTTCAACTACGGTGACTTCACTACCATGTTGACCGGTATTGCTCCAGATCAAGTCACCAGAATGATCACTGGTGTCCCATGGTACTCTACTAGATTGAGACCAGCCATCTCTAGTGCTCTATCCAAGGACGGTATCTACACTGCTGTTCCAAAATAG